The sequence below is a genomic window from Nostoc flagelliforme CCNUN1.
TGATCGGCTTAGATTCCCGACTTCTCTAAGAAATCGGGAATCTTTTAGATAAAGCTAAATTCTCCCTCAAAAATCCCTGATGTAGACAAATAGTTTAACTATTGCTAAACAAGGTGGGCTATTTACCCACCTAATAATTGGGACTTTTCAAGAAACTCTAACTGCAATCTATGAAATTAAGAGTGAGTTTCTAACGGATTCGCAATGTATTTGAATGTTGGCTCAGAATTCCAAGGGCCACGCTCATCTTGACCATTATCGTCTGTAGATAGGTTGTAGTAAAGAGCAACAGTTTCATCTGGCTTAATATTACCAAAGAACGGATCTGTCAACTTACCCAGCGAATCTAGAGCTTTCATAAACATCTGGGTATGAGAAATTTCTCGTGTTAACAGATGAACTAAAGTCTCTTGGGTTCCTTTGTCAGTTGCCAACTTAATTAACTCTTCGTAAGTCTGACGAGCGCCAGCTTCAGCTGCAACGTTAGCTCTCAAATCACGCACTACATCTCCACCTTCATTCAAGTAATTTGCAGTCCAAGCATTACCCTGACTATCTAGAAAATGAGGCCCAATCCCTCGGACTGCAAAGAGAGTACTTTTATAAGCCTCTGTTTGATCCGTATTTTTAGTATGAGCTTCAATGAGTTTACCAACCATTTCTAAATGGCTGAATTCCTCGATCGCAATGTCTTGAAGCATGTCTTTAATTCCAGCATTCTCGACATGGAATGATTGAACCCAATATTGAAGTGCTGCACTAAGTTCTCCAGTAGCTCCGCCAAACTGCTCTAAAAGCAACTGAGCAAAACGAGGATTTGGTTCAGTAACGTTAACTGCATGAATAGGCTCTTTTTTGTGAAAAAACATAGATTTACACTTCCAAAAATTATGATTTTACAGAATTGACAAATTATTTTATTGTCTCCTAGCATTTTTCAAGATATAACTTCTCGAACTGGTTAACTAGAAGACCAATAAAATACAGTAGTCATGTCAGTGTTGATAACTGCCAATCAGGGATTAAGCATTGCTGCTTCTTCTGATTAATCCCCATAGATAAATAGCAACGATTGCGCCAACCACAGCCACTAAAATACCTGGAATAGTTAAGCCAGCGCCAGCCGCAGTAATTTGCAGAGTTCCTGTTCTTAGTAGGGTAAACAGACTTCCACCGACGAAAGCCCCAATAATACCCAAAATCATTGTGGAGAGAATTCCACCACCTTGATAACCAGGATAAATAGCTTTAGCGATGGCACCTGCCAAAAGTCCTAAAACTACCCAAGCAAGAATACTCATAACTGCCTCAACAATCTCACTTGTATCTAAGTTATCAACTCTGATTCACAATTCTTTCTACCAGATGGGATAAATGCTAAATCCAAAAGTTAGACAAAAAACTTTACATCAAGATTAAGATGGAAATTTTCATTTATTTATAGCATAAAAATGCTATATGAAAGTTTTGCCAGATAAATCAGGAGTTATTGAATACACAAGTCTAAACGTTAATTTTCTATAGAACTAGATACAAATACATTACTCAATTATATTTTTTTATATCTATCTTAAGATTGAAAAATTAATCTAACTTTTTGGAGATGCGTTAAAATAGTTCGTAATTAGAAATTTGTAATTAGTTAAATCCCCTCAATCGTTATTTTTAAGGTAGATCGAGGGGATAAATAATATGTGGCGGACATTTGTAGAAGTGGTATCAAATAGCGCGGGAGAATTTTGTCTGTCGCGTTCTTGTATGAGTATCAAAGATGACGGCAATATTTCTGACTAATAATCTACCGATGTCTGTAATCTGAATCTGATTTTTTGATAAATTGACTAGTCCATCGGCTTCTAATGGTTTTAACGCCTCTAGTTCCTCAGAGAAATATTCATCAAAATTGATATCATATTTGTTTTCAATGTCTTGCTTATGCAACTGAAAGTGAGACATAATACCCATAATCACATCCCGTCTGATGATGTCATTTTGAGTAAGTTTGATACCTTTGCTAATCGGTAAAGCATCTGCTGCAACTGCCTGATAATAATCTTTTAATTCTTTGTGGTTTTGAGCGTAAGCATCTTCTAGCATACTTATAGATGTAGAACCAAAACCAAACAATTCTGTCTCAGCGTGGGTAGTGTAGCCCTGGAAATTGCGTTTGAGAGTGCCATTGCGTTGAGCGATCGCTAGTTCATCATTAGTTTTAGCAAAATGATCCATTCCAATAAATAGATATTGGTTACTCGTCAATTCTTCAATGGTCATTTTCAGAATTTCTAACTTTTCCTCTGCTGGGGGTAGCGCCTCTTGAGGAATATTTTTTTGTGTAGGTTTGATCCACGGTATATATGCAAAGTTAAAGACAACAATTCGGTCAGGGTCTAACTCAACAGTCTTTTTCAACGTCTCCCGAAATGTTTCGCGGGTTTGATAAGGTAAACCATAAATAAGGTCTACATTCACACTTTCAAACTTAGCTTCTTTAACCCAACTCATGACATCAAATAGCATTTCTACTGGCTGGACACGATTGATAGCTACTTGAACTTGGCTATTAAAATCCTGAATGCCAAAACTAATACGGTTAAATCCAATTTCTCTCAGAAAGAAAATGTAGTTTTTATCAATATAACGAGGATTAATCTCAATTGAGATTTCTGCTTGTGGATCGATGTTGAAATGGCGATTGATATTTTTCCATAAAAATTCTATTTGGTCACGATCTAAGTAATTAGGAGTACCGCCTCCCCAGTGGATTTGCAGCACTTTTCTGTCTGGATCGATTAAAGCTGCGGTGTTTTTGATGTCTTGAGCCAAAGATTCTACATAAGGCTTGGCAATATTCTTGTTGTTGGAAATTACCGTGTTACAGCCGCAGAAATAGCAAGCACTTTGGCAAAAGGGGATATGGAAATATAAACTCATAGGAGTTTTCCGTTGATTCGATGCTGCGATCGCGGCCTTAAAATCAGTTTCAGTGAATGTTTCACTTAACTCTGTAGCGGGCGGGTAACTGGTGTATCTAGGTGCGCGAGTGTCGTACTTTTGAATCAAATCCAGATCAAACTTGACACCAGGTAATAGAAAAACCATTGAGTTGCTTTCCAATGAATGAGGGGAGTAGGGGAGGCAGGGGGAGCAGGGGAAGCAGAGGAGGCAGGGGGAGAATGACAAATGACAAATGACTAATGACTAATGAGTTAGGCTATTAAACATAACTTGACCGAGTGCTTTAATTAAATTTCCTTCTAACTCTTGAGCCATCTGTAAATTGAACCCAAAGGCATTATTAGCTTCTGCAACAATCCCTTCTGCTGTTATATCATCAACTGGTAATTCATTTAATGCCTGACGATACTTATCTTTAAATGCCTTTTTGTCAGGAATTTGCTCAAAATTGTAAAAGGATGTGCCTTCATAGCCAGAAAGCTTCAGGGTTGACTGAGCAACTTTTTGTAGCATTTGACCCCCAGAAAGATCGCCCATGTAGCGAGTGTAGGCATGACCTAGCAATAAGACTGGTTCACTAACAGAAATTTCCCGAATGCGGTCAATGTACTTTTGGGCAGCAGGTGAAGGTGTAACTTGCTCTCTCCAATTATCCCCATAATAGAACACCATGTCTTTTTCGAGCGAGGATTGGCGATTAAGTTCGGGAAAGTAAACCGCACTAATCACAGGATTCTCTATATGGCTCTTTAATGCCGCTTCTAGTTCGCTGTAGACGTAATACAAGTTGCTTAAGAACTTGGCGAAGCAGTCTCTATCCACAACTCCTTTCAGAAAACATTTCATGAATCCCACATTTTCTGCTGATGTATGGGCTTGTTGAGTTCCAGAGCGCAGTTTGATAGCTAGATTACTACTCATTGTTGCTTCCTTTACGTTCAAGGCTAGGCTTCTGGGCAGTCACCTACTCAGGATGCCTGCCAGTGCCAGCTAAAAGATTGTTATTCTAGGTTTCGAGAGGATCTGCATCACTCTATCTGGTAAGTACCACTGCCGATGTAGATCCCAACTATTTTTATTTCTCCTAAGATTATTTAACTATTAATTTATATATAACTATAAAGATATTAGTATTTATTTAGGTTTTTCTGATTTTCACCATTAGGCACATCCTACTCAAGTAGTAACAAAACTGATTGGCGGATAGGCATTTAAACTCTCCTAAAACAACGGGTCATAAGTTTATTTCTCACAATTTACTCTCAATAATTTAACTGATGTCTACAAACAACTATTTATGCTTAGATAACTTTTAAAGGATGAAATAATCAAAGGATTCTTATGGTTAAGTCTCTGGAAACTTCCCAACCTGAGTTGCTAAAACCAGGTGTAAAAGCGCCTGTTCAAGAAACATTATTAACACCCCGGTTTTATACCACTGACTTTGAAGCTGCGGCGCAGTTAGATATTTCGTCCCAGGAAGCTGAGTTACTGGCAATTGTAGAGGAGTTACGAGCTGACTATAACCGTCATCACTTTGTCCGTGATGAAGAATTTCAGCAGTGCTGGGATCACATTGATGGGGAAACACGCGTCGCTTTTATTGACTTTCTGGAACGTTCCTGCACCTCAGAGTTTTCTGGGTTTCTGCTGTTTAAAGAATTATCACGCCGTCTGAAAAACCGCAATCCGATTTTGGCGGATGCTTTTAATTTTATGGCGCGGGATGAAGCACGCCATGCGGGATTTTTAAATAAGTCAATGGCAGATTTTAATCTTTCCCTCGACTTAAGTTATTTAACCAAAAATCGCACTTATACCTTCTTTCCGCCAGAGTGGATTATTTACACAGTCTACCTGTCTGAGAAAATTGGCTACTGGCGCTACATCTTGGTGTATCGGCACATGGAGAAACATCCAGAACATCAAATTTATCCACTATTCCGTAAGTTTGAAAGTTGGTGTCAGGATGAAAATCGACATGGAGATTTTTTCAAAGCACTGCTGCGATCGCAACCTCAACTATGGAACAATTGGAGAGCTAGATTATGGGTGCGTTTCTTTTTGCTGAGTGTTTTTGCTACTCACACATTGACAGTATTTGAACGCGCAACCTTTTATCAATCCATTGGGATAGATCCGCGCGAATATAATACCAGAGTCATTCAAGAGACGAATAACACTGCTGCACGGGCATTTCCCCTGATTTTGAATACAAATCACCCAGAGTTCTTCCGGCGGTTGGAAAAGTGTTCTGACCTTAATCTGAAACTAGCAGAGATTAATAACAGCGATGCCTACGGCGGCAAGCTACGCTCACCAATTTTCAAATTCTGCCAAAAATTACCCTTGATAGCCTCCATTGTTGGGCATCTATTGCAGACTTACCTAATCAAACCTGTTGATGCTGAGTCATTGAGAGGGACAGTTCATTAACTAGTAACTGTATATATCAACTGAATCTACAAGTCTTATTTGGGAATCTCTTCACTCGAATTCTATAAGTTATACCTCTTTCCCGCCAGAGAATGAATTCTCTGGCTAATAGCGCAAGTCCACTCAAGTGGACTCCAATCCTTATTGAGTCTTCTTTAGAAGATAGCCCCAGAATTCATGATACTGCTGGCGAATTGGTAGGGAGTGTAACCCATCAGCCTCAATCCATCTTAATTTCTTTAATTTCAGTGCGTTTAAACGCACTTTAGCTATTAGCCCGCAATTTATTGCAGGGCGGGAAAGCAACGCAAAACCAAGATTTTAGGGATGGGGAGTTTAACCCCTCGCAAATTGACCAACAGTATCATTCATTATGAGGCGGTTGTTGTGGCTGGTACAAGTTCTGAGATAACCAATTGCATGGTTTCCACAGCGACATATTTTAATACCAATTCTCTCTAAATTTTGAGTAGACGCCCCCTTCCCCATGCCTCAATTCTGTAGAACCTGTGCGATCGCCTCAGAAATCGGTAAGCCAGGACTGCGTTCTAACCAGAAAAACTCACCTACTGGGTTAACCTCAAGAAATACATGACGACCATCAGGAGTCAAAATAATATCGATAGCTCCGTAGTTCAAACCAAATTCTGCCATGAGTTTGAGCAGTTTCTCTTCAACATCTTCAGGCAGAGTGTATGGTTCCCAAGCGTCGAGTAAGGCAATTCCCTGTTTGCGCCAGTCGTAACGCGCCTTATCCAAAGCTTGAGAATCAACCGCCGCCGTCAACGCACGTTTGCCTACAATAATTGTCCGCAATTCCAATGCTTTAGGAATTTTTTCTTGAAATGTCATTGGGCAGAAACGTAATCCATCGAGGTTATCCAGATCCTCAGATGAAATTGGATTCGTAAACACAACTTTTTCTCGTCCTTGTTCATCGTAAATAGCGAAGGAAGAGAGCATCTTTGTAATCATTCCCTCCTTACACTCTTGGGCAAATTGCTTTACTGCCACTGAATTGTTTGTAGTTAGAGTACGTGGCGTATCTAGACCGATCTCTCGCGCTATTCGTAATTGCAGTTGCTTATTTTCGGCTCGGCGAATATTTGGTAGAGGGTCGAGATGGAAGCCCTTAATACTGGCAATCATTCCGTCGATGGTGACGCGAGATTCTTTGAGCGAGGCTTGTCTAAGTTGCTTGTCCATCGAGTCGGGAATTCTTGACCCAATTGCAATGCGGCGATACCAAACTGCTGACACTTCATTCAAATCTAATGTCTGGTTTTCAACGCTTAGAGTAACTCGCTCACTTTTAGCATAGTAAACATCTAAGGTTATTTCTGTGGGAAATCGGTCTGTGTCAAAACGAAATGCTTTCCCTCCTTGGGCTTCAATTGCCTGAATAACTAGAGGAATACTTTCGTTGTCTTGGCTGTGAGTAATGATTAAAACAGTCACGTTGCTTTGCTCCGAATTAAAAATTAAAAATTAACAAGTTCCTAAATTTATAAAAGTCTTCAAAGCTTTGCCCTTCCAAAAATCTGGCAAAGAAGGGTACTGCTTGTGAATTCAGTTCTTCTGGTTTATTTTCAGACATAATTTCTCCTACGGTTAAGTAAAGATACATATATACTCAAATCAATAATACTACATAGAATTTCATCTATGTAAGCCTAAACTTCATTTGTAATTATTTGTAATACTTATGTGAATATAGTGACTTTATTGTTCCCTTTATGGACAATTAATATCAAAATCTCAAGTTACCCCTCTTCTGTCACTCTCCGAAAACTTTTGCCATTTCTGAATTCTAGAGCTTTTGTATAGCCTGCGATCGCGCGATTATTTCCTAATAACAAATACAAGACCGATTTTTTTCTAATAGTATAGCTTGTATTCATTGCCTCATGAGGCTTCTAGCGATCGCCCTCACGGAAAGTGACAAAAGAGGGTTACAGCATTTACGCCTGTTATAAGGTACAGTAGCAGCAACTAGCAAACCAGTTTCTTAAATGTTGAGGATTTATTAAGTCGAGTGCAGCTGAGATTAGTTGATCAACCATCTCTGTTGTAGTTGGAGCAAAACTGCGTAAAAAAGATTTAAGTTGTGACCACCATAATTCAATTGGATTAAAATCGGGGGAGTATGAGGATAAACAAATAACTTTCGCACCTACAGCTTCAATCATTGGCACAATTGAATCTAGTTTGTGCGCGGATAAATTATCCATTACTACTACTGCTCCTGACCATAAATGTGGTACTAAAAACTTTTCAATAAATAATTCAAATGCAACGCCATCCATTGAACCATTCATTGTCATTAATGCAACTACTTTTTTAATACTAATTGCTCCAATTACTGTGACTTTTGAGCCTCTATAGAACGGGTTGAGAGAGTAAGCTCTTGTTCCCATTTGTGAACGCGCATGAGTCCTCGTTAACCCAAGTAGGACACCAGTTTCATCTAAAAATACTAAGTTTTCTGGCTCTATATGTTTGACCTTTTCCCAATAATCTAATCTTAAATTCAGGACTCTCTCTGTTCCTGCTTGGGTACTCCGCTTCGTTTTTTTTTCCGATTTAATCCTAATTTTTGTAACGCACGACACATTGCACTTTGACCTACCCAATTGCCAGTCTTGTCTGCAAATAATTCACACAACTCTATCAATGTTGCATCTGGATGTGATTCAACTAATTCTCTCAACTCTGTGTCAGCATTTGTTAAATGACTAAATTGTGGCTTTCCTCGCGGCTTGGGTTGTAAATTTCCTTCAAGTTTTTGTTGTTTTACCAGCTTTTGTACTAAACTCTTTGACACGGAAAATATGTTGGCTACTTTCCTGATTGAAATATTTTTTTGAAGATGTGCTGCAACTATTTTTTCTCGAAGATCGACAGAGTAGGATTTCATTTAAAAGTATTTATATTTTAATCTAGTGTACCTTATAGCAGGCGGAAGTGCTGTAATAAACTTTGTAATTTAAAATTTTCAAAGTTTTGAAAGGCATAGCCTAATTTGTTAATTAGCTTGAGTTTATTATTAATTCCTTCCTAATGATTCAGATCATTCATCCCTGGTAGGTTAATCATTTGCTCTAGGGGAAATCTTATCACTAGCATCCTGAAACCTAAATTTTTATATTTTAATTACAGATGAAACATTCTTACTCAAGTCTGAAAAAGCTAAAAATATTTACTACGTAGGACTTTGACGGATTATGATATGATTTTATTCCATCACTTCAAGAATTTTTCTCTTTTTTACATAAAGGGAGTGATAAAACAGATTTAACTTAATCTTATCCTTATTTTTATTTGTTCTTAGTTGTGTCAAGACCTTTAATGCAATATATTTGATTGAATCAGTATTAAATCTTCTATAAAAACCCGATTTAATTTTTGAAAAGCTTTACCACTGGTAGCTTTGAGCGACCTAAATCAGAGCTTCAGTATACTTAAAAATATTAATACCGGACTCTTAGTAGTTGTATGTAATATTGTCAAAACAGGTTTAAGGATTCAGCCTGACTGTTTGATATCCTACTCACTAAACCAGGATCAACTTTATGTATCGATTCGAGATCACTGCATACACGCAGACGGGTGAATCCATCGGTCTTGTCGGTTCGACTCCAGAGTTGGGACTGTGGGACATCGTGAAATGTGTCCATCTGCGTACAAGTGGCGATCGCTATCCTTTATGGTGGACAGATAAAATTGACATTCAGCAGTCTTTATCGGGCGATGGACAGATTGAATACAAGTACATACGTCTTGATGCAAAGGGTAATGCCCGATGGGAGAGTTTACTAGATACAAATCGCTGGATTCCCATTGAGCCTAACGATCATTCCAGCACAATTATTGTGGATGATGGCGCATTCGGTTATTTACAACCTTACCCCTTTGGATACCTTAAGGAGCCTGCTGTCAAAATGCCCGTGGAAGAAGGGGCTGAAAGGCTGAAAATTATAGTAATTGGCAGTTCCGTAGCATTAGGTTATAGAGCCTGGTTTTTGAAAGGTTGGGTCTGGCTGTTGGCACAAGCTTTACAGCAAAAATATGGGCATAAACTCGTGAATGTATCGGAAGTGGGGGCGAATGTCAGCAGAACGATCGCTCGATTTGGCTCAGTTGTCACCCCAGAACAACCGGATGTCGTAATCATTGGCCTGTCTCTGGGGAACGAAGGGTTAGCTTACTGTCCCCCTCACGAACGACGAGCAGTACAGCGACGGTTTGAAAGTGGCTTGCAGCAACTTGTAAAAATGACGCGGGACATCGGGGCAATTCCAATTCTGGGCGGTGTTTATCCTAATGGCGATTATTCCCAGGAGCATTACTGGCTGATCCGAGACACACACAACCGAATGCTAAGTTGGGGCGTACCTGTACTGGATTGGTTGGCAGCTGTGGATGATGGGCAAGGACGATGGAAAGCGGGGATATCCTTCGATCCGGCTCACCCGAACACGGTTGGTCATAGCCTCATGTATCAGCAGATCGACCAGCACCTCTTCGACATCGACAAAGACAAATTAGCAAAAGAAAAACAACACTTCCGGCAACCGAAGGAATTTCCCATTTACTTTGACAATGCGGGCTTTCATGTCTCTGTCTGTATGGAAGAGAAGCGTTTACGGATTGTTAATCCATCACAATACAGCTACACGATCGCTCCCTATTGGCAGGAACTACAAACTGCACTGCAAAGTAAGGCTGGATTGATACCGGGTATCTACATTGCGAAGGATGTCCAACCAGGGACGCTCCCCTTCTTTGCTGTAGAGAATGGCGCGATCGCAAGTACAATAAACATTCCCCCTGGTGCCGACCTAGAATATACCACCGCCTTCAATATCTTTTCGCCAAGCAATGTTTTATTCTATGACGGGCATCTGGGGATTTTGCAAGCAGATGAACACCACCTCTGGGTAATCAACGAATCAGATAACGAGTACAATATTCAGCCGATGTGGACGGAAGTTTGCAACGCACTTAAAGCGATGCCATCGGGTGTCTATGAAGATCCGCTTTATCCCGATGCCCCCTTTCGCACAATGATGATTGGCAAAGATGGGCTAGAGAGCCGGGTGAAAGCACCACCTAAGTCTGCGATGCTTTTCCAATACAAATGCAAATTATCGGATATCAGCCGTGTAGCTATTCTTCCCCTTGGCGATCGCTGTGCCGTCCGCATGATGCTATATAAGATGGAGTACGATGGCCCTGCCTTTCCCTTTGATCTAACGCGCACCACCAATATTGGAGATGTTGCCGATGCGATCGAAAACGGTTTTGATGATATGTGGAACCCTGCTTTTCTGCACTACAGTCCCGATGCAGGCAGAATTTACCACAGTAAGTGGTCAGGTTTATCCTTTGCCCATGAAGTCGAGGAGACAGACGACCCAACCAGCGATATGTCTCCCGTCCATGAACGGATGCGCGTTCGTTATACGGCAAGGTCTGAAAGGTTTTGGTACGCACTGCGGCATTGCGATAAAGTGCTTTTTGTTCGCACAGGAATTAGCGATCGCGGTGGTGTGATAGATTTAGTCAACAAGCTACAAAAACAATGCCAGGGGAAACCATTTCATCTCTTGCTTCTTTCTCCCCAAAGTGATGATGAGTTTTTAGACCTTCCTAATGTGCTGCACTACAATGTCGAGTTTAATCCTGATTGCATGTATGACGATTTGGGGCACTGGATGTATTGCACAGAGGTAATGCGAGGTATTTTGGAATCCCTTGGTGTGTCTAGCAAAAATCTCTTTTGGTGTCCGCCGAAAATACCGAAGGGGTGAGAAACTGGGTAGGAGCGTTCGCATTTGTTATTTCGGCGATCGCATTTGTTAGGGAACTCCAAAAAATAAATTATCCCAATTTCTAGACTCAACACTACTGTTTTTGCCCCCTGCCCCCTTGCTCCCTGCTCTCCTTCCCTAAATGCGTTCGCGTAGCGTCCCGCAGGGATGGGATATTTTTTTAGTTGGAAGTCCTTTATTTCGGCGAACTCATTTGCTATTTTGGCGACTGGGTTGTTTGAGTGGCTGTGAAATGATCTGCCGACTACTTACAGCTTGCTTTTGTCGCAAATCATCACAAATTGCTTGTAAGTCGTAGTTGAAAGCCTTTGCATGTTCTTCTCGAATTCTATAAATCTCTTCAATAATTTTATCTTTCCACATATCTACTCTCCCATTAGTTCATAGCGTGTACAAAGGGTTGACAACTCTTATCCGGCATCAAGACTGATTTGGGCTAGCTTCTTCTGGATTTGAGCATTGGCAAGTTGAAAATTTCTAGGTCTAGTTCAGCGTTGACGATCGCTATCCTCGAAATAGCTCAACCACCGTCGGCTTAGTAACTTTCCCCATAGCGTTGCGCGGTAATTCTTTAACTATCAAAATTTGGCTTGGCACTTTATAGACAGCCAATCGCTCTTTTGCCCAACTCCTAAAAGATTCTAATGTTAAAGGTTGTGCCCCTTGCAATACTAACGCAGCACAAACCCGTTCACCCCACTCTAAATCAGCAACCCCAACCACTGCACATTCCTGAATATCTGGATGCGATCGCAATACTTCTTCAATTTCTAAAGCCGAAACTTTATACCCTCCCGTTTTGATAATATCCACACTCATCCGGCCCAGAATGCGGTAGTTGCCATTCTCAACTACGGCGGTATCTCCAGTACGGAACCAGCCATCTTGGAAGGCTTTGGCGGTTGCTTGGGGGTTTTGCCAATATTCTAGAAACACTCCGGGGCCTTTAACTTGGATTTCTCCTGGTGTTCCGGCTGGAACTAACTCCCCGTTCTCATCTACTAATCTCACTTCAACTTCAGGTAGTGGCTTCCCCACATATCCAGACAACCGTTCACCGTGTAAAGGGTTCGATAGCGCCATACCAATTTCAGTCATGCCATAGCGCTCAAGCAGAAAATGGCCGCTGATGGTTTGCCATTTTTCTAAAACTTGAACTGGTAACGCTGCCGAGCCAGAAACCATCAGGCGCATCTTAGCACAGCCTTCTGACATACTTTTTTGGCGTTCCTTAGAGGCTGTTTCCCAAGCAGCAATTAGCTTTACATAAATTGTTGGTACTGCCATGAATAGGGTTAAGTTACCGTCACAAATTCGGTTCCAAACGGTTTCGGCATCAAACTTGCTCAACAGATGACACTCCGCGCCAGCCCATAAAGCACAAGTCAGGACGTTAACAATTCCATGAATATGATGTAGTGGCAGTATATGTAAAATGCGATCATCCGATGTCCATTCCCAAGCGGTAGTTAAGCTAGTGACTTGCGCTTGAATATTTTGATGGGTTGTAACTACACCTTTGGGTTTACCTGTCGTACCGCTAGTGTAGAGAATTAAGGCGCGTCTAGTAATATCGACCTCTGGAAGCAAAGCAATATCAGATGGGAGCGTTTCTGAGGTGAGGATGAATCTCAAATTATGTGCTTCGGCGAGCGATCGCAGTATACCCTCAAAATTAGGATGAGCAACAA
It includes:
- a CDS encoding acyl-CoA synthetase; translated protein: MNIPLIIRAEEHNEKTAIATTDGAFTYRDLLHSSSQIATGLLKNAEDLQEQRVAFLIPPGFEYVATQWGIWRAGGIAVPLCISHPRPELEYVITNSGASIIVAHPNFEGILRSLAEAHNLRFILTSETLPSDIALLPEVDITRRALILYTSGTTGKPKGVVTTHQNIQAQVTSLTTAWEWTSDDRILHILPLHHIHGIVNVLTCALWAGAECHLLSKFDAETVWNRICDGNLTLFMAVPTIYVKLIAAWETASKERQKSMSEGCAKMRLMVSGSAALPVQVLEKWQTISGHFLLERYGMTEIGMALSNPLHGERLSGYVGKPLPEVEVRLVDENGELVPAGTPGEIQVKGPGVFLEYWQNPQATAKAFQDGWFRTGDTAVVENGNYRILGRMSVDIIKTGGYKVSALEIEEVLRSHPDIQECAVVGVADLEWGERVCAALVLQGAQPLTLESFRSWAKERLAVYKVPSQILIVKELPRNAMGKVTKPTVVELFRG
- a CDS encoding DUF1796 family putative cysteine peptidase, with amino-acid sequence MYRFEITAYTQTGESIGLVGSTPELGLWDIVKCVHLRTSGDRYPLWWTDKIDIQQSLSGDGQIEYKYIRLDAKGNARWESLLDTNRWIPIEPNDHSSTIIVDDGAFGYLQPYPFGYLKEPAVKMPVEEGAERLKIIVIGSSVALGYRAWFLKGWVWLLAQALQQKYGHKLVNVSEVGANVSRTIARFGSVVTPEQPDVVIIGLSLGNEGLAYCPPHERRAVQRRFESGLQQLVKMTRDIGAIPILGGVYPNGDYSQEHYWLIRDTHNRMLSWGVPVLDWLAAVDDGQGRWKAGISFDPAHPNTVGHSLMYQQIDQHLFDIDKDKLAKEKQHFRQPKEFPIYFDNAGFHVSVCMEEKRLRIVNPSQYSYTIAPYWQELQTALQSKAGLIPGIYIAKDVQPGTLPFFAVENGAIASTINIPPGADLEYTTAFNIFSPSNVLFYDGHLGILQADEHHLWVINESDNEYNIQPMWTEVCNALKAMPSGVYEDPLYPDAPFRTMMIGKDGLESRVKAPPKSAMLFQYKCKLSDISRVAILPLGDRCAVRMMLYKMEYDGPAFPFDLTRTTNIGDVADAIENGFDDMWNPAFLHYSPDAGRIYHSKWSGLSFAHEVEETDDPTSDMSPVHERMRVRYTARSERFWYALRHCDKVLFVRTGISDRGGVIDLVNKLQKQCQGKPFHLLLLSPQSDDEFLDLPNVLHYNVEFNPDCMYDDLGHWMYCTEVMRGILESLGVSSKNLFWCPPKIPKG